CACAACCATCACCATTGCTTTACATTGCGCCTTATGCTGGTGTTGCAATGGCTGAAGAGTTCATGTATAACGGAAAACACGTATTGATTGTTTATGATGATTTGTCTAAACAAGCCGTGGCCTACCGTGAACTTTCATTGCTTCTCCGTCGTCCACCAGGTCGTGAAGCCTACCCAGGGGATGTCTTCTATCTCCACTCACGTCTTTTGGAACGTTCAGCTAAAGTTTCAGATGATCTTGGTGGTGGTTCAATTACTGCCTTGCCAATCATTCAAACGCAAGCCGGAGATATCTCAGCTTACATCGCAACAAACGTTATCTCAATCACAGATGGACAAATCTTCTTGCAAGAAAACTTGTTCAACTCAGGTATTCGTCCAGCCATTGATGCGGGTTCTTCTGTATCACGTGTAGGTGGATCAGCGCAAATTAAAGCGATGAAGAAGGTTGCTGGTACACTTCGTCTTGACTTGGCTTCATATCGTGAACTTGAAGCCTTTACGCAATTTGGTTCAGATTTGGATGCTGCGACTCAAGCGAAATTGAACCGTGGTCGTCGTACAATCGAAGTTTTGAAACAACCGCTTCATAAACCACTTCCAGTTGAGAAACAGGTTGTTATCCTTTACGCTTTGACACACGGTTTCTTGGATAGTGTTCCGGTTGATCAAATCTTGGATTTTGAAGAAGCACTCTATGACTACTTTGATAGTCACCATGAGGATATCTTTGAAACTATTCGTACAACTAAGGATCTTCCTGAGGAATCTGTACTTAATGAAGCTATCCAAGCTTTCAAAGATCAGTCAGAATACAAATAGAAATAGGGAGGACAGCATATGGCAGGCTCTCTAAGAGAAATCCAAGCAAAAATTGCTTCAACAAAGAAAACGAGTCAAATCACAGGAGCCATGCAAATGGTTTCTGCTTCAAAATTGACACGTTCTGAGCAAGCTGCTAAAGATTTCCAAATCTATGCCTCAAAAATTAGACAGATCACAACAGATCTTCTACATTCAGAATTGATTAATGGTTCGTCAAATCCAATGTTGGATGCACGCCCAGTTCGTAAGACAGGTTACATTGTCATTACTTCAGATAAGGGACTTGTTGGGGGTTATAACTCAACAATTCTTAAAGCTGTGTTAGACATGATTAAACGTGACCATGATTCTGAAGATGAATATGCTATCATTTCTATTGGTGGAACAGGTTCAGATTTCTTCAAGGCTCGTAACATGAATGTTGCTTTTGAACTTCGTGGCCTTGAAGATCAACCTAGTTTTGAACAAGTCGGAAAAATCATTTCTAAAGCTGTAGGAATGTATCAAAATGAACTTTTTGATGAACTCTATGTGTGCTACAACCATCATGTTAATAGTTTGTCTAGTGAGGTTCGTGTTGAACAAATGCTTCCTATCGCTGATTTGGATCCCAATGAATCAGAAGGTCATGTGTTGACCAAGTTTGAATTGGAACCAGATCGTGACACTATTTTGGATCAACTCTTGCCACAATATGCTGAGAGCCTTATCTACGGTGCTATCGTAGATGCCAAAACAGCTGAGCACGCAGCTGGTATGACTGCAATGCAGACAGCCACTGATAATGCTAAGAATGTGATTAACGATTTGACAATCCAATATAACCGTGCGCGTCAAGCTGCCATCACTCAGGAAATTACTGAAATCGTTGGTGGTGCAAGTGCACTTGAATAGCTAGAGATTTGTCTTAATTAGACACACATGAAAAAAGGATGATTGTCATCCAGAAAACTATCATAAGGAGAAAACAATGAGCTCAGGCAAAATTGCTCAGGTTGTTGGTCCTGTTGTAGACGTAGCGTTTGCAGCTGGTGATAAACTTCCTGAGATTAACAATGCATTGGTCGTTTATACTGATGAACAAAAGTCTAAACGTATCGTGCTCGAAGTAGCTCTTGAACTTGGAGAAGGTGTGGTTCGTACCATTGCCATGGAATCTACTGATGGATTGACTCGTGGACTAGAAGTTCTGGACACTGGTCGTCCAATCAGCGTTCCTGTTGGTAAAGATACCCTTGGACGTGTCTTTAACGTTCTTGGTGATACCATTGACTTGGAAGCACCTTTTGCAGACGATGCAGAGCGTGAACCAATTCACAAAAAAGCACCAACTTTCGATGAATTGTCAACATCTACTGAAATCCTTGAAACAGGGATTAAAGTTATCGACTTGCTAGCCCCTTACCTTAAGGGTGGTAAAGTCGGACTCTTCGGTGGTGCCGGTGTTGGTAAAACCGTTCTTATTCAAGAGTTGATTCACAACATTGCCCAAGAGCACGGTGGTATTTCCGTGTTTACAGGTGTTGGTGAACGTACACGTGAAGGTAATGACCTTTACTGGGAAATGAAAGAATCTGGCGTTATCGAGAAAACAGCCATGGTCTTCGGTCAAATGAACGAACCACCTGGAGCACGTATGCGTGTTGCCCTTACTGGTTTGACAATTGCGGAATACTTCCGTGATGTCGAGGGTCAAGACGTTCTTCTCTTCATCGATAACATCTTCCGTTTCACTCAAGCAGGTTCTGAGGTTTCTGCCCTTCTTGGTCGTATGCCATCAGCCGTTGGTTACCAACCTACACTTGCTACTGAAATGGGTCAATTGCAAGAACGTATCACATCAACTAAAAAAGGTTCTGTTACATCTATCCAAGCCATCTACGTTCCAGCCGATGACTATACTGACCCAGCGCCAGCTACAGCATTTGCTCACTTGGACTCAACAACCAACCTTGAACGTAAGTTGACACAAATGGGTATTTACCCAGCCGTTGACCCATTGGCATCAAGCTCACGTGCCCTTTCACCTGAAATTGTTGGTGAAGAACACTACGCTGTTGCGACTGAAGTTCAACGTGTGCTTCAACGTTACCGTGAATTGCAAGATATTATCGCTATCCTTGGTATGGATGAATTGTCAGACGAAGAAAAAACATTGGTTGGACGTGCTCGTCGTATCCAATTCTTCTTGTCACAAAACTTCAACGTTGCTGAACAGTTTACAGGTCAACCAGGTTCTTATGTTCCAGTTGCTGAAACCGTTCGTAGCTTTAAGGAAATCCTTGAAGGTAAATATGACAATCTTCCAGAAGATGCCTTCCGTAGCGTAGGTCCAATTGAGGATGTAGTAGCTAAAGCTAAAGCTATGGGCTACTAATGAGGTGAATATATGGCACAAATGACCGTACAAGTGGTAACTCCGGATGGTCTCAAATACGACCACCATGCCAGCTTTATCCACGCGGTTACTAAAGATGGTCAAATTGGTATCTTGCCAGGCCATATTAACTTGATTGCGCCACTTGAAGTGGATGAACTCAAGGTTCGTCGTGTGGATGACGAGAGTCACGTCGATTGGATTGCCGTAAACGGTGGTATCATCGAAGTTAAAGATGATTTTATTACTATCGTTGCCGATTCAGCAGAACGTGAACGCGACATTGACGTTTCTCGTGCCGAACGTGCCAAGCAACGTGCCGAACGTGACTTGGAAGAAGCAACCAAATCTGACCGTATTGATGAAGTTCAACGTGCTCAGGTTGCTCTCCGTCGAGCACTTAATCGTATCAGTGTCGGTACAAAATAAGATAAACAAAAAACGAGACTTAGGTCTTGTTTTTTGTTTGTCTTAAAAGAAAACATAAGAAGTAACAAGGTTATCAAAGAAAGCTCATTGTAAAACCTATCTGAAGGTAAGTTAAAAAATTAGATTTCCAGTCTTGAAAACGGTTAATTTAGCTTTTACTTTAGTTTAAGGTATCAAAGTGTTATAATATAAGCTGTTAGCTTTATATTTTTAGAAAGAATGTAGAGTAACGTAATAGAAAGTATGAGTTTTTTAAAGAT
Above is a window of Streptococcus salivarius DNA encoding:
- the atpA gene encoding F0F1 ATP synthase subunit alpha, whose protein sequence is MAINAQEISALIKKQIENFQPNFDVTETGVVTYIGDGIARARGLDNAMSGELLEFENGAYGMAQNLETNDVGIIILGDFVAIREGDIVKRTGKIMEVPVGEALIGRVVNPLGQPVDGLGDIETTGFRPVETPAPGVMQRKSVSEPLQTGLKAIDALVPIGRGQRELIIGDRQTGKTSVAIDAILNQKGQDMICIYVAIGQKESTVRTQVETLRKHGALDYTIVVTASASQPSPLLYIAPYAGVAMAEEFMYNGKHVLIVYDDLSKQAVAYRELSLLLRRPPGREAYPGDVFYLHSRLLERSAKVSDDLGGGSITALPIIQTQAGDISAYIATNVISITDGQIFLQENLFNSGIRPAIDAGSSVSRVGGSAQIKAMKKVAGTLRLDLASYRELEAFTQFGSDLDAATQAKLNRGRRTIEVLKQPLHKPLPVEKQVVILYALTHGFLDSVPVDQILDFEEALYDYFDSHHEDIFETIRTTKDLPEESVLNEAIQAFKDQSEYK
- the atpD gene encoding F0F1 ATP synthase subunit beta, with the translated sequence MSSGKIAQVVGPVVDVAFAAGDKLPEINNALVVYTDEQKSKRIVLEVALELGEGVVRTIAMESTDGLTRGLEVLDTGRPISVPVGKDTLGRVFNVLGDTIDLEAPFADDAEREPIHKKAPTFDELSTSTEILETGIKVIDLLAPYLKGGKVGLFGGAGVGKTVLIQELIHNIAQEHGGISVFTGVGERTREGNDLYWEMKESGVIEKTAMVFGQMNEPPGARMRVALTGLTIAEYFRDVEGQDVLLFIDNIFRFTQAGSEVSALLGRMPSAVGYQPTLATEMGQLQERITSTKKGSVTSIQAIYVPADDYTDPAPATAFAHLDSTTNLERKLTQMGIYPAVDPLASSSRALSPEIVGEEHYAVATEVQRVLQRYRELQDIIAILGMDELSDEEKTLVGRARRIQFFLSQNFNVAEQFTGQPGSYVPVAETVRSFKEILEGKYDNLPEDAFRSVGPIEDVVAKAKAMGY
- a CDS encoding F0F1 ATP synthase subunit epsilon, producing MAQMTVQVVTPDGLKYDHHASFIHAVTKDGQIGILPGHINLIAPLEVDELKVRRVDDESHVDWIAVNGGIIEVKDDFITIVADSAERERDIDVSRAERAKQRAERDLEEATKSDRIDEVQRAQVALRRALNRISVGTK
- a CDS encoding F0F1 ATP synthase subunit gamma, whose protein sequence is MAGSLREIQAKIASTKKTSQITGAMQMVSASKLTRSEQAAKDFQIYASKIRQITTDLLHSELINGSSNPMLDARPVRKTGYIVITSDKGLVGGYNSTILKAVLDMIKRDHDSEDEYAIISIGGTGSDFFKARNMNVAFELRGLEDQPSFEQVGKIISKAVGMYQNELFDELYVCYNHHVNSLSSEVRVEQMLPIADLDPNESEGHVLTKFELEPDRDTILDQLLPQYAESLIYGAIVDAKTAEHAAGMTAMQTATDNAKNVINDLTIQYNRARQAAITQEITEIVGGASALE